One region of Gigantopelta aegis isolate Gae_Host chromosome 7, Gae_host_genome, whole genome shotgun sequence genomic DNA includes:
- the LOC121377382 gene encoding uncharacterized protein LOC121377382 isoform X1 yields the protein MADSSTMFTVLLLSTFLLGNLPSESAGAFSDTHPRQSGPVCFDCEATINPDGCAKRRTCAVDHVCLIYSFREPFSDTIMFTQACHPRKHCLSENSHGDPSNLYTCCDGDLCNVLNVLKTDPEITSTPSTPPATSATTATSTTIATSATTNTSTTVVTTPSTASTTLTTTVITTTTPMTTTPSTTYHPCIENWVVGPKACYHFNDTHLSWNAARDSCRNMGGDLVSVNDIMEDNFVISHLAHVDIHFASQVTFWIGGMYDFPSRKWLWVDSSLVEFTRWSHNEPSSMNHGYAFIAVVDSQTKSKAPAEWEWVSMNEGTDLPFICEQSFR from the exons CAGGGGCGTTCTCAGATACACACCCACGTCAATCTGGACCCGTCTGCTTCGACTGCGAGGCTACCATTAACCCGGATGGATGCGCGAAGAGAAGGACATGCGCTGTTGATCAC GTGTGTTTGATATACTCGTTCCGGGAGCCGTTTTCCGACACGATCATGTTCACACAGGCCTGCCACCCGAGGAAA CACTGTTTGTCAGAAAACAGCCACGGCGACCCGTCCAACCTATATACCTGCTGTGACGGGGATCTCTGCAATGTTCTGAATGTCCTCAAAACTGATCCAGAGATCACATCAACACCGTCCACTCCACCAGCCACGTCAGCCACGACAGCAACGTCAACCACAATAGCAACGTCAGCCACGACAAACACATCTACAACTGTAGTAACTACACCATCTACAGCGTCAACAACACTCACGACGACTGTGATAACGACCACTACACCGATGACTACAACGCCATCTACAACGTATCACC CTTGTATAGAGAACTGGGTTGTGGGTCCAAAAGCTTGTTACCATTTCAACGACACCCATCTGAGCTGGAACGCGGCACGTGACAGCTGTCGCAATATGGGTGGTGACCTCGTGTCAGTCAATGACATCATGGAGGATAATTTTGTTATCAGCCATTTAGCGCATGTAGACA ttcatTTCGCGTCTCAGGTGACGTTTTGGATCGGAGGGATGTACGACTTCCCAAGCAGGAAGTGGTTGTGGGTTGATTCGTCGTTGGTCGAGTTCACCCGCTGGAGCCACAACGAGCCGAGCAGCATGAATCACGGGTACGCCTTCATCGCAGTCGTCGACTCGCAGACCAAATCTAAGGCTCCCGCGGAGTGGGAGTGGGTCTCCATGAACGAAGGAACAGATCTGCCCTTTATTTGTGAACAGTCATTCAGATag
- the LOC121377382 gene encoding uncharacterized protein LOC121377382 isoform X2, protein MADSSTMFTVLLLSTFLLGNLPSESGAFSDTHPRQSGPVCFDCEATINPDGCAKRRTCAVDHVCLIYSFREPFSDTIMFTQACHPRKHCLSENSHGDPSNLYTCCDGDLCNVLNVLKTDPEITSTPSTPPATSATTATSTTIATSATTNTSTTVVTTPSTASTTLTTTVITTTTPMTTTPSTTYHPCIENWVVGPKACYHFNDTHLSWNAARDSCRNMGGDLVSVNDIMEDNFVISHLAHVDIHFASQVTFWIGGMYDFPSRKWLWVDSSLVEFTRWSHNEPSSMNHGYAFIAVVDSQTKSKAPAEWEWVSMNEGTDLPFICEQSFR, encoded by the exons GGGCGTTCTCAGATACACACCCACGTCAATCTGGACCCGTCTGCTTCGACTGCGAGGCTACCATTAACCCGGATGGATGCGCGAAGAGAAGGACATGCGCTGTTGATCAC GTGTGTTTGATATACTCGTTCCGGGAGCCGTTTTCCGACACGATCATGTTCACACAGGCCTGCCACCCGAGGAAA CACTGTTTGTCAGAAAACAGCCACGGCGACCCGTCCAACCTATATACCTGCTGTGACGGGGATCTCTGCAATGTTCTGAATGTCCTCAAAACTGATCCAGAGATCACATCAACACCGTCCACTCCACCAGCCACGTCAGCCACGACAGCAACGTCAACCACAATAGCAACGTCAGCCACGACAAACACATCTACAACTGTAGTAACTACACCATCTACAGCGTCAACAACACTCACGACGACTGTGATAACGACCACTACACCGATGACTACAACGCCATCTACAACGTATCACC CTTGTATAGAGAACTGGGTTGTGGGTCCAAAAGCTTGTTACCATTTCAACGACACCCATCTGAGCTGGAACGCGGCACGTGACAGCTGTCGCAATATGGGTGGTGACCTCGTGTCAGTCAATGACATCATGGAGGATAATTTTGTTATCAGCCATTTAGCGCATGTAGACA ttcatTTCGCGTCTCAGGTGACGTTTTGGATCGGAGGGATGTACGACTTCCCAAGCAGGAAGTGGTTGTGGGTTGATTCGTCGTTGGTCGAGTTCACCCGCTGGAGCCACAACGAGCCGAGCAGCATGAATCACGGGTACGCCTTCATCGCAGTCGTCGACTCGCAGACCAAATCTAAGGCTCCCGCGGAGTGGGAGTGGGTCTCCATGAACGAAGGAACAGATCTGCCCTTTATTTGTGAACAGTCATTCAGATag
- the LOC121377120 gene encoding endoplasmic reticulum-Golgi intermediate compartment protein 3-like, producing MQAKTVFERLRQFDAYPKTLEDFRVKTFGGAAVTVVSGVLMLVLFVSELNYYLTKEVHSELFVDVSRGQKLKININVIFHKLPCAYLSIDAMDVSGEQQIDVDHNLLKQRLDLQGKFIDETPEKQNLGESTPGQAVQNVTKSLDPARCDSCYGAESPELKCCNTCEQVREAYRKKGWAFNTPENIEQCIREGWSSKMIAQKNEGCKLFGYLEVNKVAGNFHFAPGKSFQQHHVHVHDLQAFGGQKFNITHTINHLSFGMDYPGILNPLDEVNQIADEDQMMFQYFVKVVPTIYTYIGGKILYTNQYSVTKHSRIVSQGSGENGLPGVFFMYELSPMMVKYTEKQRSFMHFLTGVCAIIGGVFTVAGLIDSLIYHSARAIQKKIDLGKAS from the exons ATGCAAGCAAAAACTGTCTTTGAAAGGCTGCGTCAGTTTGACGCATATCCTAAAACTTTAGAAGATTTTCGCGTGAAAACATTTGGTGGAGCTGCAG tGACGGTTGTGAGTGGCGTGTTGATGTTGGTTCTGTTCGTGTCGGAGTTGAACTACTACTTAACGAAGGAAGTTCACTCGGAACTGTTTGTCGACGTCTCACGCGGACAGAAACTCAAAATCAACATCAATGTGATATTTCACAAATTACCATGTGCAT ATCTCAGTATCGACGCAATGGATGTGTCTGGTGAACAGCAGATAGACGTCGATCATAATTTACTAAAACAACGACTCGACTTACAAGGGAAATTTATTGACGAAACACCAGAAAAACAAA aTCTGGGTGAGTCAACACCAGGCCAAGCTGTACAA AATGTTACAAAGTCACTCGATCCCGCCAGATGTGACAGCTGTTATGGAGCAGAAAGTCCAGAGTTAAA GTGTTGTAACACGTGTGAGCAGGTGCGCGAGGCATACAGGAAGAAGGGCTGGGCATTCAACACCCCGGAGAACATCGAGCAGTGCATTCGCGAAGGTTGGTCCTCCAAGATGATCGCTCAGAAAAACGAGGGCTGTAAACTCTTCGGCTACCTAGAGGTCAACAAG GTTGCTGGCAACTTTCACTTTGCTCCAGGGAAGAGTTTCCAACAGCATCACGTGCACG tgcaTGACTTGCAGGCCTTTGGAGGACAAAAG tttaacaTAACCCATACGATAAACCATTTATCGTTTGGTATGGACTATCCTGGCATTCTGAACCCTCTTGATGAAGTGAACCAGATTGCTGATGAAG ATCAGATGATGTTCCAGTATTTTGTAAAAGTGGTTCCTACTATTTACACTTATATTGGTGGAAAA ATTTTATATACAAACCAGTATTCAGTGACGAAACATTCCAGGATTGTTTCCCAAGGTTCCGGGGAGAATGGGCTACCGGGAGTGTTCTTTATGTATGAACTGTCACCAATGATGgttaaatatacagaaaaacagAG ATCCTTTATGCATTTTCTAACTGGTGTTTGTGCAATTATAGGAGGAGTGTTTACAG ttGCTGGTCTTATTGATTCCTTGATATACCATTCAGCACGTGCCATTCAGAAAAAAATAGATCTAGGAAAAGCGTCCTGA
- the LOC121377121 gene encoding reactive oxygen species modulator 1-like, with protein MPVPPPSGYSMGRPSCWDKVKIGFMMGFCVGLASGAIFGGFTAFRYGMRGREFIQQVGKTMIQGGGTFGTFMGIGTGIRC; from the exons ATGCCAGTGCCGCCACCTAGCGGGTATTCGATGGGCCGGCCGTCCTGCTGGGACAAGGTCAAGATCGGTTTCATGATGGGATTCTGTGTCGGACTCGCTTCGGGGGCAATCTTTGGAGGATTTACGGCTTTTAG GTACGGAATGAGAGGACGGGAATTCATCCAGCAAGTTGGGAAGACGATGATTCAGGGTGGGGGGACGTTTGGGACGTTCATGGGTATCGGAACTGGCATACGGTGTTGA